Part of the Erinaceus europaeus chromosome 5, mEriEur2.1, whole genome shotgun sequence genome is shown below.
CAGctcataaaactaaaataaaaagaaaccagtGGAACCACATCAGacggcctcacccatgtgtcctggaacctccccgccccacaaccctgccccactagggaaagatagaaacagcctgggggtgtggatccacctgccaacacccatgtccagcggagaagcagttacagaagccagaactcccaccttctgctccccataaagaatttgggtctctcttcccagaggaataaagaagagagaagctAGGGGTTTGTGCTCGtgtagcgcaaagtgcagggactggagtaaggaaaatcagcactgggggtggggcggtagctcagcaggttaagcgcccgtggcagaaagctcaaggacgggtgtaaggatccaggtttgagcccccagctccccatctgcaggaaagtcgcttcacaggaggtgaagcaggtctgcaggtgtccatctttctctccccttctctgtcttcccctcctctctccatttctctctgttctatccaacaaggaacaacaacaataataaccacaacaaggctacaacaagggcaacaaaaggggaaaaaatggcctccaggaacagtggattcatggtgcaggcactgagccccagcaataaccctggaagcacaaaaaaaaaaaaaaaagaatagggaagcttccaatagaggggatgagatacggaagtctggtggtgggaactacatGGAATTGCACCTCTGTTATGTTACAATCTTGCcaaatactaataaaaaatgagaagaaagagggggtcgggcggtggcgcagtgggttaagcgcacgtggcgcaaagtgcagggaccggcgtaaggatcccagttccagcccccggctccccacctgcaggggagtcgcttcacgggcggtgaagcaggtctgcaggtgtctttctctccccctctctctgtcttcccctcctctctccatttctctctgtcctatccaacaacaaaacaacgtcaacaatggcaataacaaccgcaacgaggctgcaacaactagggcaacaaaaagggggaaaaatggcctccaggagcggtggattcatggtgcaggcaccgagcccagcaataaccctggagggaaaaaaaaaatgagaagaaagaaagaaaatgtggcaAAGCCAAGCGATAACTCAcgaggtagagtgcacaccttacaggacatggtctcaggttcaagccccagcactccaTAAGACCATCATGGATGATTCCAGTGGAAGCTCTGCTAGCAGTGAGTCATGGCTGCAGGATCTCTTCTTGTCTCTTAATCTCTACTTGACATAAAAGTCAATACAGAAACAGTGGAATCAAACGCACATAATTACCTGGAACttcaagaacaaaaaagaaaaagtccattTTACAGATGGCGGCACTGTTTGTCATTCTGAGGGATGAATGGATGTTTGGAAGCATGGCTGGTACTTTTCTGGGCAGCAGGCGATGTGGGCATTCAGACTTGCTCTTGGGTTTTAGTATTGAAAGTCAAGCCTAGTGAGTACCTGTCCTAGACCATGTTATACCACTTGGTCGGCCATCTGGAAGTCatcaccacatggaaacactagAATGGCTTGCCAATGCTACTCTCAAATGTGAAGAAAAACAACAGGTGAGCATATGGAATAATAGTTTCATTTTTTAGGCATCAAGGAATAAGTGTTTCTCAGGGGAAGGAGGATTCATGGTCTCTTTCCTCAGAAATGTTATCTAGAAGGGGGGGGAGACAAGCTCTTTAAATAGCATTTTACAGTTAGCACATATACTGAACAGCTGTTTTGTGGAAGCCATGTTCTACTCCCAAATCAAAGGGGATCAAGAGTgagaacaaagggggaaaaattataTAAACCTTAAAAGAGTTTAGTAGGActtcagggagaaagagagagagaagatagagatgaaggaaagaaggaaagaaagggagacagaaaggaagagaaagagaaagaagcagagcagtATGATTCCTCCATTcatagtctttattttatttattgttaagatTGCTTTAAAGGAGACTCATgctgtagtgcagcgagttaagcgcatgtgtcgcactttcggcttaaggattccggttcgaacccccagatccccacctgcaggggattcacttcacaggtggtgaagcaggtctgcaggtatctatctttctctccccctctctgtcttcccctcctctctccatttctctctgtcctgtccaacaacgatgacatcaatgacagcaacaataaaaacaagggcaacaaaaagggaataaataaatatattaaaaagattgctttAAAGATGGCTCTCACAGCAAGCCTTGAAGTACTCGGAACctcaagaacaaaaagaaaaaggagaagtccattttgtagatggctgCACTGTTTGTCATTCTGAGAGATGAACCTCCCTAACTCCACCCTAATATAGGTTCAATTGCATTTCTCTGTATAACGCCTTAAAGCCAATGACTGGAGCTGGCTGAGGATTTACATTCCAAgatccttccctctcttctgctTGGTTCACACTCCTCCCCCATGTCCTCTGAGGTGACTAGAATGTTCTGTCAATCTAAGTGCAGAGCTATTTTTACCCCAGAGTTCGGGAATCTCTGGGCACAAACCGCCTGCCAATTAGCTAAGTTACAGGTGCAAGAGCTCATGCTGCTTATTGCTGGAAGTGTAGGACATCTATTTGCCTCTTGTGAATAGTCCTGACAGTCAGTGGGAGTTGGTCACTTACCTGCCTTACTAGAGAGCCACTCACTGAGCTTGGTGGCTGTTCATTACCTGTAGCTAAAACTAAATTTcatccattctctttctctccttccttctcccttctttcttctatttttttttccatttgtttctttttactgcttaaaaaaaaagtacaataatTTTTCTATCTGGACCTTGGTTCTGCtttcttctataactgcttcctttTAGCCCAGGTATGCTACAAGATAGGCAGattccttaaatatatatataggggggtgtcaggcggtagcctagtgggttaagcgcaggtggtgccaagtgcaaggaccggcctaaggatcctggttccagcctctggctccccacctgcaggggagtcgcttcacaggcggtgaagcaggtctgcaggtgtctgtctttctatgcctctctctgccttcccctcctttctccatttgtctctgtcctatccaacaacaacaacatcaataatgactataacaataagacaacaagggcaacaaaagggaataaatatatatacatacatatatataatctctTTACCAGCTCTGGAAAAACCGCAtctgtgtctcttccttcctGAAGCCTCCTCTCAAAATCAGCACCACCCTGACCCACAGGTTGGCTAATAACTTCAACCTTACTCCCTGGGATTGCCAAACAAGAATTTTAGGAAATTCTATTCccaggccaggcggtagtgcacctagttaagcatacactacagtgagcaaggacctgggttcaagtccctaatccccacctgcagagggaaagctacttgagtagtgaagcaaggttacagatgtctctctgtctatctcctcctccacttttgatttctctgtgtccctatccaataataaataatttttaaaagaaaattctataCCCAATCCACCCTTTCTCATGCTTCAATTCTGGATATGCCTTTCTGTAATATACTCAGTAGAACCAAAAACCTTTATTTTAATGTGCTGGATACAGATTTTCATTCTTGTgatttttcatttagtatcttaAACCCTAGAAAGCTAATAGTTTACAAAGGGAGTCCTTAGTTTCAATGTTTTCACTTAAACATTAAAGCAAATGAATCTGATTAGTTGTCTTAAATATCTGTCTcacctctttagtcactatcaggccaccccatcatctggggccctagtcaggaaatcctgagattcccacacatacatgatgggcctagacctcgaatagatccctctctccattgtcactgatcatctccatcaggaacaacataatggaccctttgtgggcccccataggaccttgccctcaacgtagatcaacaacggtagagagtgttccatcctccaaagggaggctggacaacatactctatgctccacctgaggaagatgggtcctgaaattggggcagcttggaacgttcctgaggaagatgggtcctgaaattggggcagcttggaacgttcctactcatgaccacaaaatgtgagctcagacctacagggatgcagaggttacatagactcctaatctgaatatggaccgcagatcacatcaaatcagtggggtctataggcaacaatatttatacatctttccagtatttgggagctactctcttccctgatccagctttctggtcctctttccagccaggacatcatctccccagactataacttgggtccacctgcatatcagatgtcaggctcaggcaaaaactattatcgtcacaggccctttggaatataactaaaatatgcctactagttatcttcaaaacagagaccctaaatcttcatttgcaatattccagcctttaggttcatgtttagtcaacaatttgtttggttttatatgttaactcttctttcagccaccaggtttcagatgccaccatgatgccaactggacctccccaggcagacgactccaccagtatgtcctggagccccgcttccccagagcctcgccccactagggaaagagagagagaggctgggagtatggatccacctgccaatgcccatgttcagcgggaaagcaattacagaagccagaccttccatcttctgcaccccataatgactctgggtccatactcccagagggataaagaataggaaagctgggggatgggcaatagcgcagcaggttaagcacgctccccacctgcaggggagtcacttcgcaggccacaggcagtgaagcaggtctgcaggtgtctttctctccccctctgtcttcccccctctccatttttctctgtcctatccaacaacaacaacaacaataataatagccacaacaatgaaaaaacaacaagggcaacaaaagtggaaaaaatggtctgtagtgagttgggaggtggtgcagcgggttaagcgcaggtggcacaaagtacaaggaccagcgtaaggatcccggttcgagcccccaactccctatctgcaggggagtcgcttcacaagtcgtgaagcaggtctgcaggtgtgtatcctcctctccccctctctgtcttcccttcctcgctccatttctctctgtcctatccaaccacaatgccatccaataacaacaacaacaagagcaacaagggcaacaaaactggggggggggggatggcctccagaagcagtggatctgcagtgccagcactgagtcccagcaataagcagggaggcaaaaaaaaaaatggctataaCTCGTgtggaaaacattttttcttaaatatttgggGAAATGAGCTGTACAACAATATGGGCCTGGAAGTTTCTTTGCATGAAGGTACAATTAAACATTGCTGTAAATCGCTTAAATTTTGATTTAATAaacaataagaattaaaaaaaaaaaagaattgctaaaACATAGATCTGTCTTACTCCAAAGCTCTGCCCTACTTGCATCATATATACCGCCACAAGTCTCATAGCTATTGGGTTATGGGAAAGGTCATGACACATTgtctgttttcctatgcaaaaatgcttcATGACTCCTATCACAACCCAGTAAAATTCCCCACTAACTGAGCTAGCAGTAATCCTTCTACTCCTACTCTTCTAATGAGGAAGAACTGGACACATTCAGGTGTCTGtctaaaatgaaagaggaaatccaTTAACACACAATTAGGCAGATGGAAGGAAAAGTAGTGTCTTGGACACTATTCAGAAAGGTTTCAACTCTATCACTAACCTTATTTCAGATTCTAGGATGAATGCACCCTATTCCCTATAGTGACTTATTGATTGATGACAGTACTATTCTACAGTTTGCTtttctaaagcaaaaaaaaaaaaaaaaagctatttaaaGGTTGGAGAATTTCAGTTTATATAAACCTGTTTTGACtacttctctgtatctccccaatTTCCACTGGGAAATAATGTAATTGAAATTACAGGGATCTCATATTTTGTAAACAGTTCTGAATTCCAAGAGTTCATTACTTAGTTGTTTGGGGTCAGTGAGTCTTTTCCCATTACCTAATCTAACAGGGCATGGCCATTCCCCAAACTGgcatttcctttttcccttctcgTAACACCAAGTCCTAAAAAATGCCACACATGGAGAAaaatgtttgcttttttaaaggtgagaaaagtcctagattcaatccccagcactaccataaactagagctgatcagtgctatggtaaaaaaattaaaaaagaaagaaattactcaGCGACATAACAACAAAAACTTAGCAATAGTCCCCAAATGTCAAAATGTAACACCTGAAGGCCCTGTGTGAGCAGAGTCTGAAGCAATACCTTCAGGAATATAGACTTAATGCAAGAAAAGTAgccagggctgggctgtggcttatcagttaagtgcatgttaccctgcacaagaaccagggttcaagcccccaatctacacctgcaggaggaaagcgttacacatgtggtgaagctgatctgcaggtgtctcacttaaTCCCTAACTGTCTCTACgtctttcaacttctttgtcctatcaaataagtaaataaataattaaatttttttaagtgtagcCAGTTCCGACATCATTTACACACTGTCTCCTTAGATGCTGTGTTCCCAAGCATCATACATATCTATGCTAGACTATGCATAAGTTTCGATCCAAGTTCTATTTCTGGCCTGagtagacagcaaaatggttatgcaaaaagactatcatATCCAAGACTCTGAGATACCAGGTTCAATCAGCAGAACCACCATAACCAAGAATTGAATAAcaatgttaattttatttaaaagaatttcttttaaaaaattagtttctaattatctttattggatagagacagaattgagaggaagggggtgatagagagggagaatggggggcccaatggtggtgcacctggttgagcacacatagcacaatgcgcagggacctgggttcaagtccctggtccccacctgcagggcgaatgtttcacaagtggtgaagcagtgttgtaggtgtctctctgtctttgtccctctctgtcaccccttccctcttgatttctggttgtctctatctaataaagataataaaaagagagagggaaagagagagagagacacacctgcagccctgcttcaccactctcaaagctttccccctgtaggtgggggcggggggctcaaacctgggtccttgcatatggtaacatgtgcgttctaccaggtgcgccatcacctggcccccacaatgaTGATTTTTTGTGAGATTCCAGGTGAGAATAATAACTGAGTGATGCTTTgatctgtgtgtttttctctcattaaaataaagtaatttataAATGCTGTTTCCTTCCTTGTGCCTTTATTTTTCACTACCTTTCTCACCTGAAACTTGTATGGCATCTTTGgactgaaagacagagagagaagagacacacccACAGTACCACAGTGTGTCAAACAGGACCATAACTGTGTATGGGTTTCCATGGAATCCTGAAATATAAACTAGCTGCAGTGTGTGTCTTGTTGCTACTAAAACCATTTTTAAGAAGTTATTGCTgttggccagacagtggcacacctggttttaagtgcacataagatgaagtgcaaggaccagggtttgagcgcccccactccacacctgaaggggggaaaacttcacaagttgtgaagcaggtctgcaggtatctctcagtctttctccctctctatctcccctcttcttaattcctctctgttctacccaataataaaaaaaaattaaaaaggagggagggaggggaaaaaaattaaaagaaggagcTATTACTCAAGCTGTACCCTCATCCTGTCTCACCCCATTACCTCACAGGTACTACTGTTCTGCTAGAGAAAAACCACATTCACTTCTTGGTTGCAACCATCTTAGTCTCTAAACCAGTCAAGGAAGATATCTGAGCACCCTCCCAGACACCACCTCTAGCTCCCAAACCGTACCATGTTACAAccccaggaagagagagagagagagagagagaatgatttaCCTGCTGCACGTTGAGACTGAGGCCTGACAGTCATGTGTAACCTTTCAGGACTGGGATAGTCTTAATCACAGGAATAGCATCTTTGTGCCAGGCAGGAACAAAGAACTGAACCCCTCTGCAACTATGACCTAGGCTATTTTGGAGAGATGGCTATGGCTTTGAAATCTTtcaccctgggtctatacttagAATTCTGAAGAGCCTgtggggggagggaatggggCAGTGCTAATCCCCAGTTGTTTTTAAAAGTGTCCTCTGTAAACTGGTTAGCATCTGAATTGGTAGAATGGAAGCATGAGATGCTTTGTTTAAATTATATACTTCTTCCCTGTGCTGTTCTCTTTCAACCTGTTGTGCACTGGGACGGTGGATCCAtcatagggtgggggtggggagtaggggtgggtgacacttctcagttttcttccaAACTCCATCTTGTAGAGAGAGAGCACTGGCTACAATCACACTGGGAGATGGCCTATGACAGTAAAAAAGTTGGATTGAGTTTCAGGAGCTACTATATATAAAGCCGGGGTGACTTATGTCACCGCACTAATTAAATGCCATCTGGGTGGTTCCTCTTGGGTTTTTTAAAACCATCACCCAGTTCTAACCCGAAGGCAGAGGCCAACCAAGGAGGAGAACATGATGGACCTTTTTGAAACGGGTTCCTATTTCTTTTACTTGGACGGGGAAAATGTGACCCTGCAGCCCTTAGAGGTGGCAGAGGGCTCGCCTCTGTATCCAGGGAGTGATGGTACTCTGTCCCCCTGCCAGGACCAAATGCCCCCAGAAGCCGGCAGTGACAGCAGTGGCGAGGAACACGTCTTAGCACCCCCTGGCCTGCAGCCCCCCCACTGCCCGGGCCAATGTCTCATCTGGGCTTGCAAGACCTGCAAGAGGAAATCTGCCCCCACCGACCGGCGGAAAGCGGCCACCTTGCGCGAGAGAAGGAGGCTCAAGAAAATCAACGAGGCCTTTGAGGCGCTCAAGAGGAGAAGCGTGGCGAACCCCAACCAGAGGCTACCCAAGGTGGAGATTCTGCGGAGCGCCATCAGCTACATCGAGCGACTGCAAGACCTCCTGCACCGGCTGGACCAGCAGGAGAAGATGCAAGAGCTGGGAGTGGACGCTTTCAGCTGCGGGCCCAAGCCAGACACAGTAAGGCCGGCCGGGGGAGCGCACAGTCAGTCCCCTTTGGCGCCTtctccggggtgggggtggggtgggggcttaaCTTCCAGCTGCTGGGCCCCTCCCTAACCCACCGCACCAGCTGCTCCTCTGCTAGTAGGgaccccactcccctccccagtGACCCGTGAAGGCGGGGTGCAGTAAAGGCCCCAGGAAGCAGGACAGACACCCCTTCTCCACGGAGGACCCCTCAGCCCCGTAGCTGGCGTGACCTTCTTAATGTGCTACCTCCTTGGTGTTTCCCTCCAGCTCCAGGGCGCGGATTTCCTGCGCACCTGCAGCTCCCAGTGGCCAAGTGTTTCGGATCATTCCAGGGGGCTCGCGGTCACTGCCAAGGAAGAAGgtaaaagggggaaaaggaaggCCCGGGGTTGGCGGGGACCGGATTAGAGTGCTGGATCCTGACTAGGGGCGGGACAGGCGGGGAGCCGGAGCCAGAGGGGCGCGCCAGGCCAGGGCACGCAGAGCCTCTGCACTGCGCTGCGCTCCGCCTTGCCATGGccctgtgtctctttttttcctgtgCCCAGGAGGGTCTACCATGGACTCGTCGGCCTCCAGTAGCCTTCGTTGCCTTTCCTCCATTGTGGACAGTATCTCCTCGGAGGAGTGCAAGCTCCACAGCGTGGAGGAAGTGGTAGAGAAGTAAGGACGCATGGGGCGCTCGCTTGTCCATGCAGAAGAAGCCATCCTGCCTACTCCACGGTCGCTGGGTCCTTTAACGTTAGGTCTCAGTGACCCCCGTTATCCACGAACTCAGTGCAGGGAGGTCAggaaaatgagggggaaaaaatcgCCAAGAAAAGTTCTCAAAAACTGCTTTGCGCGCTCAGCCTAGATAAACCTGTGGGCTTGGGGCTTGTGTTTATGGAACCGCGAGTGGCTTAAATTGAGCAGTCGTTTTTTGTGTTTATAAATAtctaatatgtatttatatattagatATTTACTTTTAATACAGTGTAacaagagcacatgttacaacgtgttTAGAAGAACTCCATTCCTGGCTCTTGCTAAGTGGAAACGCTGCGTTTAAATGGTGGTGGTattgaatgtctttctttttgtaaataatcTTAAgactgcctgtttttttttttttatgtaaaccaaagaaatatattttaaatgtggaTTGGCGTGTTGTATATAAGATGTGCGAGGATCCTGATATTGTCATATTAAAAGATCAGTTTCTATATGAATTCTGCTGGTCCGAACTTgattcaactgaaaaaaaaaaaaaaaggatcaagcTGAAAGCGGGTgtgcagaaataaagaggggtcACACAGACTCCCCACAGCCCCCTTTGCTTAGGTGTTCCTTAAAAGTCCATTTAAAGGGAGGAAAGTATCCTGTTTACCTTGTCTAGATTCAGCTGGacacttttattatttatgtggTTCTCACTCGTGTGGTTTAAAACTTAAgactatccaaaagaaaaaaaaaaagctgccgtTTTCTTTTATCAACATCTTTCTTGTTTTGGTTTTAACTGTACTAGATACCTGGAGCTACTGAGTGGATGTAGGCACCCAAAGTGAAACAATTTTCCACCCAGTACAAACCCATGCCAAGATAATACTACCCAGAACTACACATTTGCCTAAAAGATCTAACTTTGACTAATTTAGCCCAAATCATTCATCTTCTCTGACTTTCCAAGGGCAGAGGCCTTTCTGAAGAAGTGGACCCAGGGCTTACACTGGGCTGTGAGTAGAGTCTCCACATACACATTTTCTTGAACTAGACTGGTAGTTGGAAGACTGGAACAACCTCCAGGCCTCTCAAAGGCTTGCATTTGTTTTTCAAATACAAAGATAAAAGAAATAGGTGGGGGTTAGGGGGAGGCTTTGAAGGAAAAGGTTACTTCAAGAGACGGAAGGGTTAAATGGTTCAGGGcaagacaacaacaacacacgTGAAACCTCTTAGCCGGGACCAAACAGCAAGGGCCCCAGAGGAGCCTGGAGCTCCAGGAGCCCCTCACTCTGAGGATTTTACAACGTGTGGCCGAGTTTGTTTATCCTGTAACCTCAGCAAGACACGACCACCAAGAAACCACACAGTGGGGAGTCCACGCAGTGGGGAGTGAAGCCCTAGATAAGGGGGAGCTGGCTCTTGGAATTGCACTTCTTccttactcccttccttcctaattTATTAATCGGATACACAGccagacatggagagagacacacctacagccctgcttcaccacgcacaaaactttcccccagcagatggtgaccccgggtctcgaacccaggtccttgcgcattgtaatgtgtgcgaccaaccaagtgcaccaccacagagcccctacttctctttctccaagAGCCACATTTACTTCATTCCTTCCTCCTCACCTCATCCCCACACCTCACTTCACCCCCACCCTACCCTGCCCCCGTTAACTTCTTCCTACCCTCAGCTAGTCCTCACAGGGAGGAATGGAATCCACTATTTCCTAGTCCAGCGTCGCCTCCAAACACTCCATGCGGACCATCCTGTTGCTCCTGTAACCGACATCACAAAAGCTGACCAGAGATGGTCACAAACAACGCcccctgcaggcacagagctgtATCTTGCTCTTCCTCTGAACACTGGGACAATTCTAGTTTCCCCCGTAGTATATTAAAGTGCAGAAAAGTTCCCAAAAGAACTCAACATCGATAcaaatgtgttttgttttgttttttagtgcACGTCAACCGCTGAGTTTCTGTGGACCTTGACTCTCTAGATTGACTCCAGGTTGCTACTGTGTAGCCCTGGCCAGTGCTACCTCCTCATTTA
Proteins encoded:
- the MYF6 gene encoding myogenic factor 6, with translation MMDLFETGSYFFYLDGENVTLQPLEVAEGSPLYPGSDGTLSPCQDQMPPEAGSDSSGEEHVLAPPGLQPPHCPGQCLIWACKTCKRKSAPTDRRKAATLRERRRLKKINEAFEALKRRSVANPNQRLPKVEILRSAISYIERLQDLLHRLDQQEKMQELGVDAFSCGPKPDTLQGADFLRTCSSQWPSVSDHSRGLAVTAKEEGGSTMDSSASSSLRCLSSIVDSISSEECKLHSVEEVVEK